TGCCAATAAGTGCTGTTTTGTTGATCATGAAAAAACCTCCCAATAATTCAGCTAATCATCTATTACCATCTGCGTTAATCTGCGTTTTATTTAACTAAACCAAAACACCAGAAATCACACCCAATAGAAAACCAAAACCTATTAAACTACCCAAAAACATCACTTGATGAGACATACAATTTACCTTCTTTCTCTGTGTACTCTGTGCCTCTGTGCCTCTGTGGTATGCCTACTGCTCCCGAAGGGATACGTTAAAAAAAGTTTTATACTTTAGGTTGAAAATTCCGTAAACGCAGAGCATTACTAACAACAGAAACCGAACTAAAAGCCATAGCTGCACCAGCAATAATTGGATTTAACAACCAACCGAAAATAGGAAACAAAATACCCGCAGCAATAGGAATACCAGCAATGTTATAGATAAAAGCAAAGAACAGATTTTGGCGAATGTTGCGAATGGTAGCGCGACTGAGTTGAATAGCTGTAACTATGCCTTGTAAATCTCCAGAAATTAAAGTAATATCACTAGCAGCGATCGCCACATCTGTACCCGTTCCAATGGCAATTCCCACATCTGCTTGGGCTAAAGCTGGTGCATCATTAATTCCATCACCTACCATCGCCACAACTTTACCTTCAGCTTGTATTTTTTGTACAGTTGCAGCTTTTTGATCAGGTCTAACTTCAGCTAAAACCCTAGTAATACCCACTTCACGGGCAATACTCTCTGCGGTGCGGCGGTTATCTCCAGTCAGCATCACAACTTCTAAACCGAGTTTTTGTAATGCTTTTACCGCTTGGGTGGAAGTGGGTTTAATAGCATCCGCAATACCAATTAATCCTTTAATTTCACCATCAACTGCTAACCAAACTGCGGTTTTTCCTAAATATTCTAAACGTTCTTTTTTGCTTTTGAGTTCTTGGGTATAAATTCCCAATTCTTCCATCCATCTTTGTGTACCAATTTGCACGAAACGGTTAGCAACAATACCTTGGACACCACTACCAGCTATAGCTTCAAAGTCTTTTACATCGGCTAATGGTACTTGCTGAGATTCGGCATATCTAACAACAGCTTCTGCTAAAGGATGTTCTGAATTACGTTCTACAGAAGCAGCTAATTGAATAAGTTTAATTTCATTACCATTAGCCGTACCTTTTACTGTCAGAAAATCTGTAACTGTCGGTTTACCTTGGGTAATTGTCCCGGTTTTATCTAAGACAATTGTTTGCAGTTGGTGTGCTATTTCTAAACTTTCTGCACCTTTAATTAAAATGCCGTTTTCTGCACCTTTACCTGTTCCCACCATCACTGAGGTTGGTGTAGCTAAACCCAAGGCACAAGGACAAGCGATAATTAAAACGCCGACTGTAGTAATTAACGCCAGAGTGACATTACCCATGAAGTTGTACCAGAGAATGAAAGTGAGAATTGCGATCGCAATTACTGCCGGCACAAACCACCCTGTCACCTGATCTGCTAATCTTTGAATG
This sequence is a window from Anabaena cylindrica PCC 7122. Protein-coding genes within it:
- a CDS encoding heavy metal translocating P-type ATPase, coding for MENATLKLRGMSCASCARSVEDAIASVPGVNECSVNFGAEQATVDYDPRKTDLQTIQDAVDAAGYSAYPIQEQNLMAGEDDEEKRYRQQELQDLQQKVTVGGIIGAVLVIGSLPMMTGLDIPFIPTWLHNPWLQLVLTTPVQFWCGYSFYVNTWKAFKRHAATMDTLIALGTSAAYFYSLFATLFPGFFIAQGLMPDVYYETAAVVITLILLGRLFENRAKGQTSEAIRKLIGLQAKTARLIRNGREIDVPIEQVEIGDVVLVRPGEKIPVDGEVVNGTSTVDEAMVTGESIPVKKQPGDEVIGATINKTGSFKFRATRVGKDTVLAQIVQLVQQAQGSKAPIQRLADQVTGWFVPAVIAIAILTFILWYNFMGNVTLALITTVGVLIIACPCALGLATPTSVMVGTGKGAENGILIKGAESLEIAHQLQTIVLDKTGTITQGKPTVTDFLTVKGTANGNEIKLIQLAASVERNSEHPLAEAVVRYAESQQVPLADVKDFEAIAGSGVQGIVANRFVQIGTQRWMEELGIYTQELKSKKERLEYLGKTAVWLAVDGEIKGLIGIADAIKPTSTQAVKALQKLGLEVVMLTGDNRRTAESIAREVGITRVLAEVRPDQKAATVQKIQAEGKVVAMVGDGINDAPALAQADVGIAIGTGTDVAIAASDITLISGDLQGIVTAIQLSRATIRNIRQNLFFAFIYNIAGIPIAAGILFPIFGWLLNPIIAGAAMAFSSVSVVSNALRLRNFQPKV